CGGTGACGGTGCTGGTCACGCTGGCCCCGGGAACCGACTTGGTGCCGCCGCGCGAGGTCAGGCCCGGCGTCTTCGCGACCCGGACGGTGACCGTGAGGGCGGTCAGCCTCTCGGCCGACTTCAGGGTGATGACGCCGGCGCCCTGGGTGTCGCCACTGTCCGGGTCGATCGAGCCGTCCGACCAGAGCGGGCCCTGCTCGACCCGGGTGTAGCCGGGCTGGCCCTTGGCCGGCGCCGCCGACGGCGCCCGGGTCGGCGAGGTGGTGGCCGGGCCGGTCGTCGCGGTGGCCGGCGCGGTCGTCGCCGGGGTGGCCGGGTCGGTGGTCCTCGCCGGCTTGCCGGTCGGTGTGGAGGAGACGGACACACCGGGGGACGCCGACGGCGGCGGCGATACGGTCGCGGGCGTCGAGACGACCGGGACGGCCTGATCGTTGTCGGTCGCTCCGGCCAGTGCCCACTGGGCCGCGAAGCCACCCCCGCCGAAGAGCGCCACCAGCGCGCCGACGACCGCCAGCCGCAGCCGGGAACCGCTGCGGCGCGGCGGCACGGGCGTGTTCATCGCGGTCGAGGTGATCCGGGCCAGCATCGCCTCACGGTCCGGCCGGTGCGCGGCCGCCTCGGCCTTCAACGCCGCCCGCAACTGCTCGTCCGAGGGCCTCATCGGGCCGCCTCCCAGCCGTCGATCCGGGTGACCGCCCCGCCCAGCAGGACGGCCAACTGTTTCGCACCCCGAGAGGTGGCGCTCTTCACCGCGCCGACGGAGATGCCCAGCGTCGCGGCGACCTCACGTTCGGACAGGTCGAACGCGTACCGCAAGACTACGCATGCCCGGCGGCGGTGCGGGAGCTTGCGCAGCGCACTGCGGACGTCGAGCACCGCCGGCACGTCACTGCCGCCCGGCGCGCGGCCGGCGAGACCCAGACCGAGCAGGCGGTCCCGGCCCCGGCGGCGCACCCACTGGCGGGCCAGGTTCATCAGGATGC
This window of the Actinoplanes oblitus genome carries:
- a CDS encoding SigE family RNA polymerase sigma factor, translated to MRDDAFRAYFERHHASLSRLAYLMTGESSVADDLAADALTEVWRHWERVQAADDPVAYGHGILMNLARQWVRRRGRDRLLGLGLAGRAPGGSDVPAVLDVRSALRKLPHRRRACVVLRYAFDLSEREVAATLGISVGAVKSATSRGAKQLAVLLGGAVTRIDGWEAAR